The genomic region GAGCTCCTGGGCCAGGGTCATGCTGGGGGCCCAAAGCGAAGTTGAGCCGTCATCGGGAGGTGCGGCTGCCTGCAAGAGCTCTTGTTTGGCTTGATTGATATCGCCTAGCCGTAATGCCACGCGACCCAGAACAATGTGCGCAAAGGGGAGGACGTCGGCTTTTCGTCGCACATCTTTGCGGGACGACATTTCGATGGCTTGTCGGGCATAAGAAGCCGCCTTTTCAAATTCGCCCGCCTCAAAGGCCGCCGCGAAGACCATCGGAAGCGCAAGAAACATCTCATTGGATGGAGTCATCTTGGCCAGTTCGCTCTCCTGCATTTCCAGCTTTCTCTTGGCTTCGGCCTGACGGTTCTCGGAAGTGGGCCGAAGATCATCCACGATGCGATGAACCCTTGCTGCGACCACCAGGACTCCAGGATTATGGGAATCGCGTGCCACCGCCTTGGCCACGAGATCTTCCGCTACCTGCGTATAATCCACCGCGTCGGTCCCGGTCGTGTCAGCCTGTTTCCATCCAACCCCCGTCTGGGCAATTCTTGTCGTCGCCTCATCGAGGACATTCCAATTAGTCGTTGACTCCAATTCCGTCTTCGCCTTTTTCACCAGAATCGGGTCTGCCTTGGCGGGATCGAGATTGCTCATGGACCATCCCGCGTCAATCCATCGGGCCCCAAGAATAGTCGCAGCATAAAGCATACCCAGCATCCTTGCTGAACTCTCGGTCCCCGGGTGAACCTGAAGGGCTTTCTTGTAAAGTTTCTCGGCGAGAACCTTGTCAGATAACATGAAAAAATTCGCGGCATGCGTGAGCACGACCGGAGAATCTGAATGCAATTCGGCTTTTTTCAACCAGAGGGCTTTGGCTTCTTCAAAGCCTATCTTGTCGGATAAGTCCATTCCCGTCGGATTCATTTGAGGGACGGCGCTAATCCAGGAAAAAGGAAGGCCGGCGATCACTTCCTCGGGGTGATTCCGAATCAGCCAAATGATGTGTCGACGGCGAGCGCTCCGTATTTGAGTGGCGTCGGAGCTGTCTCCCCGGGCGTAGAAATAGAAACCAAGCAAGCGCGTTCTCGCGGTCACATCCTGGGGATGGGTCAACAACTGTTTCTCGAGTTCGCGGACCTCCTGAAGGGTCAAGTGCAAACCTGTCAA from Terriglobia bacterium harbors:
- a CDS encoding energy transducer TonB, with product MSLTEPKSIVLIVLGMLGQLQPSSACGLIPFIRMGEAVQEAGILTPASPVYPALPQRAHARGRDGPEMAISRKPDVTNGLVASTRPMQIRTGINAGKQWHDHPILLQGGPIGMINKNPMGITLFVETPPSPPQGSRSFQLAGGMEPIHASAAVQPAKPVFWVPPEYPESAKDSGIYGTVRLEILISKTGRVERATVLDGPSELRQAAMDAVTLWRYKSMLVGGKPSEVLHRVDLFFSLDPPPDQKDSATVYAIAPDIGVCVSCLALTGLHLTLQEVRELEKQLLTHPQDVTARTRLLGFYFYARGDSSDATQIRSARRRHIIWLIRNHPEEVIAGLPFSWISAVPQMNPTGMDLSDKIGFEEAKALWLKKAELHSDSPVVLTHAANFFMLSDKVLAEKLYKKALQVHPGTESSARMLGMLYAATILGARWIDAGWSMSNLDPAKADPILVKKAKTELESTTNWNVLDEATTRIAQTGVGWKQADTTGTDAVDYTQVAEDLVAKAVARDSHNPGVLVVAARVHRIVDDLRPTSENRQAEAKRKLEMQESELAKMTPSNEMFLALPMVFAAAFEAGEFEKAASYARQAIEMSSRKDVRRKADVLPFAHIVLGRVALRLGDINQAKQELLQAAAPPDDGSTSLWAPSMTLAQELLEKGERATVVQYLNLCGRIWVRGREALARWQHIIEAGGTPTFPAALLQR